A genomic stretch from Styela clava chromosome 5, kaStyClav1.hap1.2, whole genome shotgun sequence includes:
- the LOC120345174 gene encoding ral guanine nucleotide dissociation stimulator-like 1 isoform X2 yields the protein MEMTSLFRFSFHPDKEVEVIKDTVVELREERHGDVIYSITVKKDGSLPRCDSTSRSFSEVNVIKEKNTSRQVKGATLDFMVRKLSRVYVGENEDINFLNVFLTTYRTFSSPEELFTKLYDEYMSIRAESTSRNFPILRSIVRVMRAWLERYVTDDFYDDGDNVLLRRMMDFARIHDDVMNENDAVCIAKTTQRRRPVSPISPRKNGVAFGSGSFADYVAAKLAVAGRRKRGSAKSRPSSSPDCTQNPSLDVKAESATLNSSAAKQLLNPLTPRYIATQLTVIAAKLFHRVQPHHCLAKTRPQTVRATIDQFNKVVFCVIGTILSPSLKLSQRTKLLSKWIDVAQECRELKNFSSLRAIVSGLQTVAIHRLKRTWMGVPPSQTNLLKELTDINMKDLITKVGTAKVNTEDSAISSVRKEAMIRRVQDLHSGIVHGTVPYLGSFLTDLTYLDTARPDYLEGGLINFEKRRKEFELLAQLQLLQASCRTYQNLDPASEFLKWFQSITVLSEDQRFQLSMVIEPSSSSVTSPSQITSPHRKTLSEMIQGEAERSSILTSTPINKSMMTKKVENGEKNDKVSQSFNGRINSSSSTPGQQNRIVKIRLVRNKSDVLSETTTDSKSMNNVDKPIANCEYKTISISSDERRAAVIRKALELYMLDVETNLKRFSLVQVLKDSDRVIEIPDTANVYYAMSSSDHEPTLVLLEEGAEIPNNKVKRHQSTPHRPKKNRHRKNHSMSFVADSESGRSSPLFTNVASEMKSLYRQLAFGSVALVGGSSYSPSNAARRSSDSEGSEVAGADGVILLNSRSGTESGSKVKESLGKRQNKMRATMPYGGNPVGIQRSTRCHSADFPLGVVLPVRVVRPSMARTLSKDIKLSKSAPCSPHQDRKHGTQVSEDVVNDIDEITATGRLTEWSRYSATYSSTRPTTWSTRRAMRKPKKTRSTSTFYVDKKSLDVNQKQQTPDTPTSRSKFYVEITGPSTYQERDSNPAFHRSFSAATLPPRLSPDYSGYDYVERRQPFRASISLDARSIGNGLSKWDQSSLPKSSSFTSLSSDQSVPDVTGSDSGSGIHFSVISNEDVFHENRSGTKSEKENHPSANTVSSLSSLDESSGAPVIKIQCASPDNLLEDSEFFNRYGGNHGANKEIYENTEDQSTYL from the exons GACACTGTTGTTGAGCTGCGAGAAGAACGCCATGGTGACGTCATATATTCAATTACGGTGAAGAAAGATGGAAGTCTTCCAAGATGCGACTCGACATCGAGATCG TTCTCCGAAGTCAACGTCATCAAGGAGAAAAACACATCGCGTCAAGTTAAAGGAGCGACGTTGGATTTCATGGTTCGAAAACTATCTCGAGTATATGTCGGAGAAAATGAAGATATCAATTTTCTTAACGTATTTCTGACGACGTATAGAACGTTTTCATCGCCTGAGGAACTTTTTACAAAACTGTATGACGA GTACATGTCCATCAGGGCGGAATCAACCTCCAGAAATTTTCCGATTCTAAG GTCCATTGTTCGAGTAATGCGAGCTTGGCTCGAGCGATACGTCACTGATGACTTCTACGATGATGGCGATAATGTACTTCTCAGAAGAATGATGGATTTTGCGAGAATTCATGATGATGTAATGAATGAAAACGACGCAGTATGTATTGCAAAAACGACACAGAGGAGGCGACCCGTTAGTCCAATTTCACCACGAAAGAATGGCGTCGCGTTTGGATCTGGCAGCTTTGCAGACTATGTCGCAGCAAAATTAGCGGTAGCAGGGAGACGGAAACGGGGATCAG CTAAAAGTAGACCTTCATCGTCGCCAGATTGCACACAAAATCCTTCACTCGACGTCAAAGCAGAATCTGCAACTCTCAATTCTTCTGCAGCGAAACAGTTGTTGAATCCACTGACTCCTAGATACATTGCAACACAACTCACTGTCATAGCCGCG AAACTCTTCCATCGCGTTCAACCTCACCACTGTCTTGCTAAAACTCGGCCACAGACGGTTCGGGCAACTATAGATCAATTCAACAAGGTGGTGTTCTGTGTGATTGGCACAATTTTGTCTCCAAGTTTAAAACTTTCGCAAAGGACAAAATTGCTCTCAAAGTGGATCGATGTAGCACAG gAATGTCGTGAACTCAAAAATTTTTCTTCTCTCCGAGCGATCGTCTCCGGCTTACAAACTGTCGCCATTCATCGATTGAAAAGAACGTGGATGGGAGTTCCTCCATCACAAACTAACTTGTTAAAAGAACTTACTGATATCAATATGAAGGACTTGATTACTAAG gTCGGCACAGCGAAAGTCAATACAGAAGACAGCGCAATATCAAGCGTACGTAAAGAAGCAATGATTCGTCGTGTGCAAGATTTACATTCTGGCATAGTTCACGGAACTGTGCCATATCTTGGATCCTTTCTCACTGACTTAACCTATCTGGATACTGCAAGACCAGATTATTTGGAG GGTGGACTCATCAATTTTGAGAAACGACGTAAGGAGTTTGAACTTTTGGCCCAACTTCAACTATTGCAAGCATCTTGTAGGACGTATCAAAATCTAGATCCTGCTTCcgaatttttaaaatggttCCAATCAATCACTGTGCTTAGTGAAGACCAAAG GTTTCAATTATCGATGGTAATCGAGCCTTCATCTTCCAGTGTAACATCTCCGTCGCAAATTACTAGTCCTCATAGGAAAACCCTTTCTGA GATGATTCAAGGAGAAGCGGAAAGAAGTAGTATATTAACGTCAACTCCTATTAATAAATCAATGATgacaaaaaaagttgaaaatggagaaaaaaatgataaagtaTCGCAGTCTTTTAATGGAAGAATCAATTCCTCTAGTAGCACACCCGGTCAACAG AACCGTATCGTCAAAATTCGCTTGGTTCGAAACAAATCCGATGTTCTCTCAGAAACGACCACAGACAGCAAATCCATGAACAATGTAGACAAACCAATTGCCAACTGcgaatataaaacaatatcg ataaGTTCGGATGAACGAAGAGCTGCTGTTATTCGTAAAGCCTTAGAACTTTATATGTTGGATGTGGAAACGAATTTAAAAAGATTTTCCCTAGTTCAGGTGCTAAAGGACAGTGATAGAG TAATTGAAATACCAGACACGGCAAACGTTTACTATGCAATGAGTAGTTCAGATCATGAACCTACGTTAGTATTACTTGAGGAAGGAGCTGAAATACCGAATAATAAAGTCAA gCGCCATCAGTCAACTCCACATCGTCCTAAGAAAAATCGACATCGTAAGAATCACAGCATGTCATTTGTCGCGGATTCAGAATCTGGACGAAGTTCCCCACTTTTTACCAATGTTGCGTCTGAAATGAAAAGTCTTTATCGCCAACTAGCGTTCGGCTCTGTCGCTCTGGTTGGAGGCTCGTCGTACTCTCCGAGCAATGCAGCTAGGCGATCATCTGACAGCGAAGGAAGCGAGGTTGCCGGGGCTGACGGTGTAATACTACTGAACTCTCGAAGTGGGACCGAAAGTGGCAGCAAAGTGAAAGAATCGTTGGGGAAAAGGCAAAATAAAATGCGTGCTACAATGCCGTATGGAGGTAATCCTGTTGGAATTCAGCGATCAACAAGATGCCATTCTGCAGATTTTCCATTGGGCGTTGTTCTACCAGTTAGAGTAGTGAGACCCAGCATGGCTAGGACTCTCAGTAAGGATATTAAACTTTCTAAATCAGCACCATGTAGCCCTCACCAAGACAGGAAACATGGAACTCAAGTATCTGAAGATGTAGTAAACGATATTGATGAGATTACAGCAACTGGTAGACTCACCGAATGGTCGAGATATTCCGCGACCTACAGCAGTACACGACCTACAACTTGGTCAACACGAAGAGCTATGCGTAAACCAAAGAAAACCCGTTCTACATCTACGTTTTACGTCGATAAAAAATCACTGGATGTGAATCAAAAACAGCAAACTCCTGACACGCCAACGTCGAGGTCAAAATTTTACGTCGAAATAACGGGTCCTTCAACCTACCAGGAAAGAGATTCAAACCCTGCGTTTCATCGTTCGTTTTCAGCTGCTACTTTGCCTCCGCGACTATCTCCTGATTATTCAGGTTACGATTATGTAGAGCGTAGGCAGCCGTTTCGAGCCTCTATTTCGTTAGATGCAAGAAGTATTGGAAACGGATTATCAAAATGGGATCAGTCTTCATTGCCCAAGTCCTCCAGTTTTACCTCATTGTCTTCAGACCAGTCTGTACCGGATGTAACCGGTTCTGATTCAGGGTCCGGAATCCATTTCTCTGTGATTTCAAACGAAGATGTTTTTCACGAGAATCGCTCAGGAACAAAGTCCGAAAAGGAAAATCATCCGTCGGCTAACACCGTATCTTCTCTAAGTAGTCTCGACGAATCATCCGGAGCTCCTGTAATAAAAATTCAATGCGCTTCTCCTGACAATTTACTCGAAGATTCGGAATTTTTTAATCGATATGGCGGAAATCACGGAGCGAATAAAGAAATATACGAAAACACAGAGGATCAAAGTACTTATCTTTGA